One Paraburkholderia caffeinilytica DNA segment encodes these proteins:
- a CDS encoding sterol desaturase family protein, with protein sequence MAALLTVLKFAVVLVLASSLAEALVLSLRHGWRRYDWRAAGISVVDYLVREYPLRWLLPLAFWGNAMNWFWQHRLWTLPMNHWSAWLACFVGQEFCYYWYHRAAHRTRWFWCTHAVHHSPNQLNLSAAYRFGWTGRLTGSLLFFMLAPLVGMPPRIVLILLSLNLLYQFWLHATWIPRLGPLEWILNTPSAHRVHHASNLEYLDGNYGGVLIVFDRLFGTYIAERRDVPCRYGLVRPMTTYNLLAIEFDHWRALWRDLLAARSIGEAWGYVVKPPGWRPDNTGETTEDLRRRADPRAFGAEQQ encoded by the coding sequence ATGGCTGCGTTGCTCACGGTACTCAAATTCGCTGTCGTCCTGGTCCTCGCCTCCTCATTGGCCGAGGCGCTGGTGCTTTCCCTCCGACACGGCTGGCGCCGCTACGACTGGCGGGCGGCCGGTATCTCGGTGGTCGACTATCTCGTTCGCGAATATCCGTTGCGCTGGCTGCTGCCGCTTGCGTTCTGGGGCAACGCAATGAACTGGTTCTGGCAGCACAGGCTCTGGACTTTACCGATGAACCATTGGAGCGCCTGGCTCGCGTGCTTCGTCGGTCAGGAGTTCTGCTATTACTGGTATCACCGCGCGGCCCATCGGACGCGCTGGTTCTGGTGCACTCACGCGGTCCACCATTCACCCAATCAGCTCAACCTGTCCGCCGCATACCGCTTCGGCTGGACTGGCCGTCTTACCGGTTCGTTGCTGTTCTTCATGCTTGCACCGCTGGTCGGCATGCCGCCCCGGATCGTGCTGATACTGCTTTCGCTCAATCTGCTCTACCAGTTCTGGCTGCACGCCACCTGGATCCCACGCCTCGGACCGCTGGAATGGATTCTCAACACGCCTTCGGCACACCGCGTCCACCACGCGTCCAACCTCGAATACCTGGATGGAAATTACGGCGGTGTGCTGATCGTGTTCGATCGGCTATTTGGCACCTACATCGCGGAACGGCGCGACGTGCCGTGCCGCTACGGCCTGGTCCGGCCGATGACGACCTACAACCTGCTGGCCATCGAGTTCGATCACTGGCGCGCGCTGTGGCGCGACCTGCTGGCCGCGCGCTCCATTGGCGAGGCATGGGGCTATGTCGTCAAGCCGCCGGGTTGGCGGCCTGACAACACCGGGGAAACAACCGAAGATCTAAGACGCCGCGCGGACCCACGCGCCTTCGGAGCGGAACAGCAATAG
- a CDS encoding helix-turn-helix domain-containing protein, which produces MNKQEEIEGLAILIRDLRKHKKVTLGALAEKIGRSVGFLSQIERGLSRPTVGDLTAIGEALGVPTTYFYSLSKPRALPWVTRPDERRTLYYAEGVTDVLVSPNMSAGFSMLESHLAPGASSGDKPLNDSDEQGGFVLEGELTIWLEDEAQPATLGPNDGFQVPAHARFRYANLSDEPTRVLWVFT; this is translated from the coding sequence ATGAACAAGCAGGAAGAAATTGAAGGTCTCGCGATACTGATCCGGGACCTGCGCAAGCATAAGAAGGTGACGCTGGGCGCGTTGGCGGAAAAGATCGGCCGCTCGGTCGGCTTCCTTTCCCAGATCGAGCGCGGCCTCTCGCGTCCGACCGTGGGTGATCTGACCGCCATCGGCGAGGCCCTCGGTGTGCCCACCACCTATTTCTATAGCCTGAGCAAGCCGCGCGCGCTGCCTTGGGTGACCCGCCCGGATGAACGCCGCACGCTCTATTACGCCGAGGGCGTGACCGACGTGCTGGTGTCGCCGAATATGTCAGCGGGTTTTTCGATGCTGGAGAGCCACCTGGCGCCGGGCGCCAGCAGCGGCGACAAACCGTTGAACGACAGCGACGAGCAAGGCGGCTTCGTCCTCGAAGGCGAGTTGACCATCTGGCTGGAAGACGAAGCGCAACCGGCGACGCTCGGCCCTAACGACGGCTTCCAGGTGCCGGCGCACGCCCGCTTCCGCTACGCCAATCTCTCCGACGAACCCACACGGGTACTTTGGGTGTTCACCTAG
- a CDS encoding NAD(P)/FAD-dependent oxidoreductase, translated as MFDQSAEHVASYYARTYPGPIPLRPTLEERLDTEVLIVGAGFSGLHTALRLALAGRRVTVLEASRVAWAASGRNGGQALLGWSCDMPPLEAALGLERARQLWDSMRWAAREMRELPARHGFDADYRTGSLWAAVLPRRIALLRQAQQEAEEKWGYDAMRFIAREDMPQWIASERYQAALYDPEAGHLNPLKLAQGLAAALEQAGGRIFEQSQVLGYRETPDGFAARTDTGEVRADVLVLACNAYIDRLDRQLSRRMLPVGTYQVATSPLRPEVARSLLPRNSCVIDNQFVPDYFRLSPDNRLLFGGGCTYAGGIPKDIAAATRPYLERAFPQLRGVELEFAWGGHIDISMKRTPDVGRQGERYWLQGYSGHGVLPTLAAARAVADAILGDDELLDLYQAIDNPPFPGGALLAAPLEVIGKTWYRLRDRV; from the coding sequence ATGTTCGATCAGTCCGCCGAGCACGTCGCGAGCTACTACGCACGCACCTATCCTGGCCCGATCCCCCTGCGGCCGACGCTGGAAGAGCGCCTCGACACGGAAGTGCTGATCGTCGGCGCGGGTTTCAGTGGCTTGCACACTGCCCTGCGTCTGGCCCTCGCGGGCAGGCGTGTCACGGTGCTGGAAGCCAGCCGGGTGGCCTGGGCGGCGTCCGGGCGCAACGGCGGGCAGGCGCTGCTCGGATGGTCCTGTGACATGCCTCCGCTGGAGGCGGCACTGGGCCTGGAGCGTGCCCGCCAACTGTGGGACAGCATGCGCTGGGCCGCCAGGGAGATGCGCGAGCTGCCGGCGCGGCATGGCTTCGATGCTGATTACCGGACTGGAAGTCTGTGGGCGGCGGTGCTGCCGCGCCGCATCGCCCTGCTCCGGCAAGCCCAACAGGAGGCCGAGGAAAAGTGGGGCTACGACGCGATGCGCTTCATCGCTCGCGAGGACATGCCTCAATGGATTGCAAGCGAACGCTACCAGGCGGCGCTCTACGATCCCGAGGCGGGCCATCTGAATCCGCTGAAACTGGCCCAGGGCCTCGCGGCGGCGCTCGAACAGGCCGGTGGACGCATCTTCGAACAAAGCCAGGTGCTGGGCTACCGCGAGACGCCGGACGGTTTTGCCGCTCGCACCGACACGGGCGAGGTGCGTGCGGACGTGCTGGTGCTCGCCTGCAACGCCTATATCGACCGTCTCGACCGCCAACTTTCCAGACGCATGCTGCCCGTCGGCACCTATCAGGTGGCCACGTCGCCGCTGCGGCCGGAGGTGGCCCGTTCGCTACTGCCGCGCAACAGCTGCGTGATCGACAACCAGTTCGTTCCCGACTACTTCCGCTTGAGCCCCGACAACCGCCTGCTATTCGGCGGCGGCTGCACCTACGCGGGCGGCATTCCAAAGGATATTGCGGCGGCCACCCGGCCTTACCTGGAACGGGCGTTTCCGCAATTGCGCGGGGTGGAACTGGAGTTTGCGTGGGGCGGGCATATCGACATCAGCATGAAACGCACGCCGGATGTCGGCCGGCAAGGTGAGCGCTACTGGTTGCAAGGCTATTCGGGCCACGGCGTGCTGCCCACGCTCGCCGCCGCCCGCGCTGTCGCCGACGCCATCCTCGGCGACGACGAGCTGCTGGACCTGTATCAGGCCATCGACAACCCGCCTTTTCCCGGCGGCGCGCTGCTGGCCGCGCCGCTGGAGGTCATCGGCAAGACCTGGTATCGTCTGCGCGACAGAGTCTGA
- a CDS encoding DUF1993 domain-containing protein, producing MTSSIYSASVPVFKQMLTALSEVLKKAEAHATERNIEPNALLQARLFPDMFPLVRQVQIAADFSKGVSSRLAGVEVPSWPDTEVTFADLQALIAKALAHLGALDATQFDGSENKEIVLRPGTPKEKKLVGSAYLQNYGLPQFFFHVTTAYAILRHNGVEIGKRDYMGSY from the coding sequence ATGACCAGTTCCATCTACAGCGCATCCGTCCCAGTCTTCAAGCAAATGCTGACTGCATTGTCCGAGGTGCTGAAGAAAGCCGAAGCACACGCCACCGAAAGGAACATCGAGCCGAACGCGCTGCTGCAGGCGCGCCTGTTCCCGGACATGTTCCCGCTGGTGCGCCAGGTGCAGATCGCCGCCGACTTCTCCAAGGGCGTAAGCTCGCGCCTCGCCGGTGTAGAGGTGCCGTCATGGCCCGACACCGAAGTCACGTTTGCCGACTTGCAGGCGCTTATCGCCAAAGCGTTGGCCCACCTCGGCGCGCTCGACGCCACCCAGTTCGACGGTAGCGAGAACAAGGAAATCGTCCTGCGTCCGGGCACGCCGAAAGAGAAGAAGCTGGTTGGCAGCGCCTATTTGCAGAACTACGGCCTGCCCCAGTTTTTCTTCCACGTCACGACGGCCTACGCGATTCTGCGCCACAACGGCGTCGAAATCGGCAAGCGCGACTATATGGGATCGTACTGA